The proteins below are encoded in one region of Sedimentibacter sp. zth1:
- a CDS encoding pyridoxamine 5'-phosphate oxidase family protein, with protein MTKMNEDVKKVISNMKIFPVSTSTKEGIPNVIPIAFVKVYDEDTLLIADNYLDKTYKNIEENPYVSIYVCDTAEGKAYQIKGEAIINTSGKVYEDTVKWVKEVSSKLNPKSGVVVKITKIYNCQPGPKLGEEL; from the coding sequence ATGACTAAAATGAATGAAGATGTAAAAAAAGTTATTTCTAATATGAAAATTTTCCCTGTTTCAACATCAACAAAAGAAGGAATACCAAATGTTATACCTATTGCTTTTGTAAAAGTTTATGATGAAGATACACTATTAATTGCAGATAACTATTTGGACAAAACATACAAGAATATTGAGGAAAATCCATATGTTTCAATTTATGTTTGCGATACAGCGGAAGGAAAAGCTTATCAAATAAAGGGTGAAGCAATAATTAATACTTCTGGAAAAGTGTATGAGGATACAGTAAAATGGGTTAAAGAAGTTTCATCAAAACTTAATCCAAAATCAGGTGTAGTAGTTAAAATAACAAAAATATATAATTGCCAACCAGGTCCAAAACTTGGAGAAGAATTATAA
- a CDS encoding MFS transporter has product MISTKEQINITQEKSNDIWTKKFVFLFVANFFFFLSYEMLLATIPIYISKLGGKGSIIGIIIGIFTISSIIIRPFSDSSPKKFGRKKILIIGTWICVISTGGYYVFSKLSIIFIVRILHGFGFGLVTTLLATLAADSIPKEQMGEGMGYFGLGSAVSMSIGSFIGIWILNAFNFFWLFSAAIIILLAAIIFMQMISESTQIKSTSNKKEKMEFKLSSFFEPLVLIASVLIMLLGFSYGGILGFIALFGKKVGINNVGLFFMGMAICELISRLFVGKIFDSKGPSVILIPGAVACLIGTVLLAKTTNTTQLMISSLFYGMGYGAIFPSVQAWCINLVPIEKRNLANATFYNAFDLGIGLGAIILGVVVQLTSYSSMFLYSSILFIIFLLVYLVHLFKNK; this is encoded by the coding sequence ATGCTTCTTGCTACTATACCTATCTATATTTCTAAACTCGGAGGTAAAGGTTCAATAATAGGAATTATAATCGGCATATTTACAATATCATCAATTATAATACGTCCATTTTCTGATTCATCTCCAAAAAAATTTGGAAGAAAAAAGATATTAATTATCGGCACATGGATTTGCGTTATAAGCACCGGTGGTTATTACGTATTTTCAAAATTATCAATAATATTTATCGTGCGTATTTTACATGGATTTGGTTTTGGATTAGTAACTACACTTTTAGCAACCTTAGCTGCTGATTCAATTCCAAAAGAACAAATGGGAGAGGGAATGGGATATTTTGGTTTAGGTTCAGCAGTGTCTATGTCAATAGGTTCTTTTATAGGAATCTGGATACTCAATGCTTTTAATTTTTTTTGGCTATTCTCTGCTGCAATTATCATATTGTTAGCTGCAATTATTTTTATGCAGATGATATCTGAATCAACACAAATTAAATCCACTTCAAATAAAAAGGAAAAAATGGAATTTAAATTATCTTCTTTTTTTGAACCACTGGTACTAATAGCATCAGTACTTATTATGCTCCTTGGATTTTCTTATGGTGGAATATTGGGATTCATTGCATTATTTGGCAAGAAAGTAGGAATAAATAATGTAGGTTTATTCTTTATGGGTATGGCTATATGTGAATTGATTTCTAGGCTATTTGTAGGGAAAATATTTGATAGCAAGGGACCTTCAGTGATTTTAATACCAGGAGCTGTAGCTTGTCTAATTGGAACTGTTTTATTAGCAAAAACAACAAATACAACCCAACTTATGATTTCTTCTTTATTTTATGGCATGGGATATGGAGCAATTTTTCCATCTGTACAAGCATGGTGTATTAATCTTGTCCCTATTGAAAAAAGGAACTTGGCAAATGCTACATTTTATAACGCATTTGATTTAGGAATAGGGTTAGGAGCTATAATATTAGGAGTTGTAGTACAGCTAACAAGTTATAGTTCAATGTTTTTATATTCATCAATATTATTTATAATATTTCTATTAGTATATCTAGTTCACTTATTTAAAAATAAATAA
- a CDS encoding SH3 domain-containing protein, whose translation MKQKSFLVTILFALTFTLASCSGDDELNTIDESTYPVQIPIDTNIVVDLNNDGAKESISYIVDKSKNINKARVNSFKIDNIEYKDKLYGELELYMCNPNSQWYYIVDIDVADDYKEIAILDDGPSADPQTYFFRYDGHELIYIGSISGFPHYERFKFNENGTIISSFHLTILQTWTAPTTWKLDESGFLIRENEDIYYPYKSNALRQKVNKDIFIYKKPELTSEQIFIPAGSTVTLVSTDNKHWVSIKTDDGTEGWLYMEDYSNILINGIPVDSRLIFNNLYFAG comes from the coding sequence ATGAAACAAAAAAGTTTTTTGGTAACAATACTATTTGCGTTAACTTTTACTTTAGCTTCATGTAGCGGTGATGATGAGTTGAATACAATAGATGAATCTACCTATCCTGTGCAAATTCCAATAGATACAAATATTGTAGTAGATTTAAACAATGATGGCGCTAAAGAAAGCATATCATACATAGTGGATAAATCAAAAAATATAAATAAAGCTAGAGTTAATTCATTTAAAATAGATAATATTGAATATAAAGACAAATTATATGGTGAGTTAGAATTATATATGTGCAATCCAAATTCACAGTGGTATTATATTGTGGATATTGATGTGGCTGATGATTACAAAGAAATTGCTATTTTAGATGATGGTCCAAGTGCCGATCCACAAACTTATTTTTTTAGATATGATGGACATGAGCTAATATATATTGGTTCAATATCTGGTTTTCCACATTATGAAAGATTCAAATTTAATGAAAATGGAACTATTATTTCAAGTTTTCATCTTACTATTCTTCAAACTTGGACTGCTCCAACTACATGGAAGTTGGATGAAAGTGGATTTTTGATTAGAGAAAATGAAGATATATACTATCCTTATAAATCCAATGCGCTTAGGCAAAAGGTAAACAAAGATATTTTTATATATAAGAAACCAGAACTGACTTCAGAACAAATATTTATACCTGCAGGAAGTACCGTTACTTTAGTATCAACAGATAATAAGCATTGGGTTAGTATAAAAACAGATGATGGAACAGAAGGTTGGCTTTACATGGAGGATTATAGCAATATATTGATTAATGGTATACCTGTAGATAGTAGATTAATATTTAATAACCTTTATTTTGCTGGTTGA
- a CDS encoding helix-turn-helix domain-containing protein, with translation MGSIETGSIIFKIRKEKNMTQKDLAALLNVSDKAVSKWERGEGYPDVGLLPALSEILEISIDKLLCTKKVVDEEMDVDTKNAYKSLLEDCKLKFDRNRFFILCLMTLAFFSRFITLPYNLNIILEIFLPLLLLGLFYFIDKKFQMSMNRYNIINSNIIIERKNYYQILIVFAMQCFVMFFMIDITPIIIKINNVQVWFMHSHPFMLYIYLINTITLWIVIFKYNKYIIKVNHFIIINLCINFLFCVIMIFFRVYIKLINPFVKISLSRLIYPNIIFLVILLVIALSLSIYFLFLKKISLKGKIILFSISLVENLMIILSYKSVSYIMNDVNNSCFIDFYNLKAIFLLYVILYYISNIIYFKTIKTNEYIYRLSHKSIGRFKLRR, from the coding sequence ATGGGCTCAATAGAAACTGGTAGTATTATTTTTAAAATACGTAAAGAAAAAAATATGACACAAAAGGATTTAGCTGCTTTATTAAATGTTTCGGATAAGGCAGTTTCTAAGTGGGAGCGAGGAGAAGGTTATCCAGATGTTGGTTTACTTCCTGCTTTGTCAGAAATATTAGAAATATCAATTGATAAACTGTTATGTACAAAAAAGGTAGTCGATGAAGAAATGGATGTTGACACTAAAAATGCTTATAAATCTTTATTGGAAGATTGTAAACTTAAATTTGATAGAAATCGCTTTTTTATCCTATGCTTAATGACATTAGCTTTTTTTTCAAGATTTATTACTTTGCCATATAATTTAAATATAATTCTAGAAATTTTTTTGCCACTATTATTATTAGGATTATTTTATTTTATAGATAAAAAGTTTCAAATGTCCATGAATAGATATAATATTATAAATTCTAATATAATAATAGAGAGAAAAAATTATTACCAAATATTAATTGTTTTTGCAATGCAGTGTTTTGTAATGTTTTTTATGATTGATATTACTCCAATTATTATAAAAATTAATAATGTTCAGGTTTGGTTTATGCATAGTCATCCATTTATGTTATATATATATTTAATTAATACTATAACCCTTTGGATTGTTATTTTTAAATATAATAAATATATTATTAAAGTAAATCACTTTATCATAATTAATTTGTGTATAAACTTTCTGTTTTGTGTAATTATGATTTTTTTTAGAGTATATATAAAACTGATAAATCCTTTTGTTAAAATTTCTTTAAGTCGTTTGATTTATCCAAATATAATTTTCTTGGTGATATTGTTAGTTATAGCACTATCGTTAAGTATTTATTTTTTATTTTTAAAAAAGATATCATTAAAGGGCAAGATAATATTGTTTTCTATAAGTTTAGTTGAAAACTTAATGATTATTTTATCATATAAAAGCGTTTCATATATTATGAATGATGTAAATAATTCTTGCTTTATTGATTTCTATAATCTTAAAGCGATTTTTTTACTGTATGTTATATTATATTACATATCTAATATAATATACTTTAAAACAATTAAAACAAATGAGTATATATATAGATTGTCTCACAAGTCAATTGGGCGATTTAAATTGCGAAGATAA